One window of Perca flavescens isolate YP-PL-M2 chromosome 6, PFLA_1.0, whole genome shotgun sequence genomic DNA carries:
- the LOC114556618 gene encoding uromodulin isoform X1 has translation MLKPVALLLLLAGVVHTVPPPVCTVTGSTVIDFFNRIQSVPDRCTYTLIRDDTIVLEAWFHERSHTDVPFLDSLQIIVILSALDVYQYVSIYLGQGGLVQVEAQTLTLNATTQLINGMEFSKDQTGVTVTGPSLTISFDGNTAVITGVAKASEGLCGNPLNASQTFNLAAEKTFASVAGYCLVLICEVLYSDTPNNMTNCNITTEHCNLLMQAPFTDCHSQVDPAPYITACAETSCKFPTEEGLALSCQFFDAYAKTCGLNPNITLGDWRSLTVCPVPLVSCMEMYCSDNEFCDENNGEPQCLCRALFAAKYAPTNSLGDPTVCMGSSATLTLAGCLLSAKNIDYTTLHLLDESCKGHMDNESHMVTFSFYGNTCGTEVMNNGSQILYKNTITMQNRSTDVITHQDKVSIDFSCLYTVPDLTSVSFKIKKSSVVQEIVSGIWNYTLMTNAYIDGEFRTPIGPDTELVLGQEVWVTLMTEGLNDTMVSIVTDSCWATNQPSPNASLRHDLVINRCPNPADQTVSMQGNGLGTFNVFSFNMFQFSGKAGDIYLHCQLVLCPSTCPPTCSRGGRRRRSPRSKRADENPALITMAWNN, from the exons ATGTTGAAGCCGGTTGCATTGCTCCTCCTGCTGGCAG GTGTGGTCCACACTGTGCCCCCCCCTGTGTGCACTGTGACTGGCTCCACCGTCATCGATTTCTTCAACAGAATCCAGTCGGTCCCGGATCGCTGTACTTACACACTAATAAGAGATGACACTATTGTACTAGAGGCGTGGTTCCATGAGCGAAGCCATACAGATGTGCCATTTTTGGACTCGTTGCAAATAATTGTAATTTTATCTGCCTTGGACGTCTATCAATATGTATCAATCTATCTTGGACAAGGAGGACTAGTTCAG GTTGAGGCCCAAACACTGACGCTCAATGCCACGACTCAGCTGATTAACGGTATGGAGTTCTCCAAGGACCAGACTGGAGTCACTGTTACTGGTCCTTCGCTCACCATCTCTTTTGATGGCAACACTGCAGTAATCACAG GAGTTGCTAAAGCTTCAGAAGGCTTGTGTGGCAACCCCCTCAACGCCAGCCAGACCTTCAATCTGGCTGCAGAGAAGACTTTCGCAAGTGTGGCTGGGTACTGCCTAGTCTTAAT CTGCGAGGTCCTGTACAGCGACACACCCAACAATATGACCAACTGCAACATTACAACTGAACA CTGTAATCTCCTGATGCAGGCACCCTTCACAGATTGCCACAGCCAAGTTGACCCAGCTCCCTACATAACCGCCTGCGCAGAAACTTCGTGCAAATTCCCGACCGAGGAAGGCCTCGCTCTCAGCTGCCAGTTTTTTGACGCTTACGCAAAGACCTGCGGTCTGAACCCCAACATCACACTGGGCGACTGGAGGTCACTGACAGTTTGCC ctgtcCCTCTGGTCTCCTGTATGGAGATGTACTGCAGTGATAACGAGTTCTGCGACGAGAACAACGGTGAACCCCAATGCCTCTGTCGGGCTCTTTTTGCCGCCAAGTACGCACCAACAAACTCTTTAG GCGACCCGACAGTCTGCATGGGGAGCTCTGCCACTCTTACTCTGGCTGGATGTCTGCTCAGTGCCAAAAACATTGACTACACCACCTTACACCTCCTAGACGAGAGCTGCAAAGGACACATGGACAACGAGTCCCACATGGTGACATTCAGCTTTTACGGCAACACCTGCGGGACTGAGGTCATG AACAACGGAAGCCAAATCCTCTACAAGAACACAATCACGATGCAGAACCGCTCCACCGACGTCATCACCCACCAGGACAAAGTCAGCATCGACTTCTCCTGCTTGTACACAGTGCCAGACCTCACAAGTGTGTCCTTCAAAATCAAAAAGAG CTCTGTGGTGCAGGAGATTGTATCTGGAATTTGGAATTACACTCTGATGACGAATGCATACATCGACGGCGAATTCAGGACCCCTATCGGGCCAGACACTGAGCTGGTGCTGGGCCAGGAGGTCTGGGTGACGCTGATGACTGAGGGGCTAAATGACACTATGGTCTCCATAGTGACCGACTCCTGCTGGGCGACTAACCAGCCATCACCAAATGCAAGTCTGCGACACGACCTCGTCATCAACAG ATGCCCGAACCCCGCTGACCAGACAGTGAGTATGCAGGGAAACGGACTGGGAACATTCAACGTCTTCTCTTTCAACATGTTCCAGTTCTCTGGGAAAGCTGGCGACATCTACCTGCACTGCCAACTGGTGCTGTGCCCCAGCACCTGCCCTCCG ACCTGCAGCAGAGGTGGCAGGAGGCGCAGATCTCCAAGGTCTAAAAGAGCAGATGAAAACCCAGCCCTCATCACTATGGCCTGGAATAATTAA
- the LOC114556618 gene encoding uromodulin isoform X2, whose amino-acid sequence MLKPVALLLLLAGVVHTVPPPVCTVTGSTVIDFFNRIQSVPDRCTYTLIRDDTIVLEAWFHERSHTDVPFLDSLQIIVILSALDVYQYVSIYLGQGGLVQVEAQTLTLNATTQLINGMEFSKDQTGVTVTGPSLTISFDGNTAVITGVAKASEGLCGNPLNASQTFNLAAEKTFASVAGCEVLYSDTPNNMTNCNITTEHCNLLMQAPFTDCHSQVDPAPYITACAETSCKFPTEEGLALSCQFFDAYAKTCGLNPNITLGDWRSLTVCPVPLVSCMEMYCSDNEFCDENNGEPQCLCRALFAAKYAPTNSLGDPTVCMGSSATLTLAGCLLSAKNIDYTTLHLLDESCKGHMDNESHMVTFSFYGNTCGTEVMNNGSQILYKNTITMQNRSTDVITHQDKVSIDFSCLYTVPDLTSVSFKIKKSSVVQEIVSGIWNYTLMTNAYIDGEFRTPIGPDTELVLGQEVWVTLMTEGLNDTMVSIVTDSCWATNQPSPNASLRHDLVINRCPNPADQTVSMQGNGLGTFNVFSFNMFQFSGKAGDIYLHCQLVLCPSTCPPTCSRGGRRRRSPRSKRADENPALITMAWNN is encoded by the exons ATGTTGAAGCCGGTTGCATTGCTCCTCCTGCTGGCAG GTGTGGTCCACACTGTGCCCCCCCCTGTGTGCACTGTGACTGGCTCCACCGTCATCGATTTCTTCAACAGAATCCAGTCGGTCCCGGATCGCTGTACTTACACACTAATAAGAGATGACACTATTGTACTAGAGGCGTGGTTCCATGAGCGAAGCCATACAGATGTGCCATTTTTGGACTCGTTGCAAATAATTGTAATTTTATCTGCCTTGGACGTCTATCAATATGTATCAATCTATCTTGGACAAGGAGGACTAGTTCAG GTTGAGGCCCAAACACTGACGCTCAATGCCACGACTCAGCTGATTAACGGTATGGAGTTCTCCAAGGACCAGACTGGAGTCACTGTTACTGGTCCTTCGCTCACCATCTCTTTTGATGGCAACACTGCAGTAATCACAG GAGTTGCTAAAGCTTCAGAAGGCTTGTGTGGCAACCCCCTCAACGCCAGCCAGACCTTCAATCTGGCTGCAGAGAAGACTTTCGCAAGTGTGGCTGG CTGCGAGGTCCTGTACAGCGACACACCCAACAATATGACCAACTGCAACATTACAACTGAACA CTGTAATCTCCTGATGCAGGCACCCTTCACAGATTGCCACAGCCAAGTTGACCCAGCTCCCTACATAACCGCCTGCGCAGAAACTTCGTGCAAATTCCCGACCGAGGAAGGCCTCGCTCTCAGCTGCCAGTTTTTTGACGCTTACGCAAAGACCTGCGGTCTGAACCCCAACATCACACTGGGCGACTGGAGGTCACTGACAGTTTGCC ctgtcCCTCTGGTCTCCTGTATGGAGATGTACTGCAGTGATAACGAGTTCTGCGACGAGAACAACGGTGAACCCCAATGCCTCTGTCGGGCTCTTTTTGCCGCCAAGTACGCACCAACAAACTCTTTAG GCGACCCGACAGTCTGCATGGGGAGCTCTGCCACTCTTACTCTGGCTGGATGTCTGCTCAGTGCCAAAAACATTGACTACACCACCTTACACCTCCTAGACGAGAGCTGCAAAGGACACATGGACAACGAGTCCCACATGGTGACATTCAGCTTTTACGGCAACACCTGCGGGACTGAGGTCATG AACAACGGAAGCCAAATCCTCTACAAGAACACAATCACGATGCAGAACCGCTCCACCGACGTCATCACCCACCAGGACAAAGTCAGCATCGACTTCTCCTGCTTGTACACAGTGCCAGACCTCACAAGTGTGTCCTTCAAAATCAAAAAGAG CTCTGTGGTGCAGGAGATTGTATCTGGAATTTGGAATTACACTCTGATGACGAATGCATACATCGACGGCGAATTCAGGACCCCTATCGGGCCAGACACTGAGCTGGTGCTGGGCCAGGAGGTCTGGGTGACGCTGATGACTGAGGGGCTAAATGACACTATGGTCTCCATAGTGACCGACTCCTGCTGGGCGACTAACCAGCCATCACCAAATGCAAGTCTGCGACACGACCTCGTCATCAACAG ATGCCCGAACCCCGCTGACCAGACAGTGAGTATGCAGGGAAACGGACTGGGAACATTCAACGTCTTCTCTTTCAACATGTTCCAGTTCTCTGGGAAAGCTGGCGACATCTACCTGCACTGCCAACTGGTGCTGTGCCCCAGCACCTGCCCTCCG ACCTGCAGCAGAGGTGGCAGGAGGCGCAGATCTCCAAGGTCTAAAAGAGCAGATGAAAACCCAGCCCTCATCACTATGGCCTGGAATAATTAA